Proteins from one Thiohalorhabdus sp. Cl-TMA genomic window:
- a CDS encoding response regulator, which yields MSSPGSANASGVDFQDVLEASQDLYALVAPDPPDFTLLAARDGYVRSAMRPREELIGRSIFDAFPQNPEVPEGQGGSVLSASFERVLRNKQTHSIGTFRYDAPDPQSPAQFAERYWSPRNIPVLDGEGEVRYILHRVDEVTDFVLRERFQAPRTSNVRGSKEGKHVLIAEADPGRRHYLEQLFTTQWHVQTAASAREALDEIQRHMPDVVFTGMDLPDLQGDELTKMLRQESHTSDLPVILTLAKASPRQFREAFRAGANEVVSGQASARELIARAEAQVAAAELRNPLTPIANIAQLLQLKKDDMGSTQLEEASTVLPRQITHLTRIVDDLLDLSRIDRGRITLQEEAVDLRGVVPQAVESIPSLHEGDSHDFAQSLPEHPLVVNGDPVRLTQVLTNLLDNAVKYTPSEGWIRLEASREGQWAVLRVLDNGSGIEPHFLPRLFDTFERGPNRSTQTMGLGLGLPLVRRLTELHGGTVEVHSPGSGQGSRFSVYLPAAEAQTERSGLTQEASAASSGRVLVVEDNEDVASSLRFLLEALGQEVEHAASGKAALEAMERSRPALVLLDIGLPDRNGFEVAGELRRSSRGTPLVALSGHPLSNFPDEPAEVFDEYLLKPPTLERLKQALSRMRDD from the coding sequence ATGTCGTCACCGGGCAGCGCCAACGCCTCCGGGGTGGATTTTCAGGACGTTCTCGAAGCATCGCAGGACCTCTACGCCCTGGTGGCCCCCGATCCGCCGGATTTCACACTTCTGGCGGCCCGCGACGGCTATGTGCGCAGTGCCATGCGCCCCCGGGAGGAGCTGATCGGACGGAGCATCTTCGATGCCTTTCCGCAGAACCCCGAAGTGCCGGAGGGTCAGGGCGGCAGCGTGCTGAGCGCCTCCTTCGAGCGGGTCCTGCGCAACAAGCAGACCCACAGCATCGGAACCTTCCGCTACGACGCCCCGGACCCCCAAAGCCCGGCGCAGTTCGCCGAACGCTACTGGAGCCCCCGCAATATCCCCGTTCTCGACGGGGAAGGCGAAGTACGCTACATCCTGCACCGAGTGGACGAGGTCACCGACTTCGTCCTGCGCGAGCGCTTCCAGGCTCCCCGCACCTCCAATGTCCGCGGCTCCAAAGAGGGCAAGCACGTGCTCATCGCCGAAGCCGACCCTGGCCGACGCCATTACCTGGAGCAGCTATTCACCACGCAGTGGCACGTGCAGACCGCCGCTTCGGCCCGGGAGGCCCTGGACGAGATCCAGCGCCACATGCCGGACGTGGTCTTCACGGGCATGGACCTGCCCGATCTACAGGGGGACGAGCTCACCAAGATGCTCCGGCAGGAATCGCATACCTCCGATCTGCCGGTAATCCTCACCCTGGCCAAGGCCAGTCCCCGGCAGTTCCGCGAGGCCTTCCGGGCCGGCGCCAACGAGGTGGTGAGCGGCCAAGCCTCGGCGCGGGAGCTGATCGCGCGCGCCGAGGCCCAGGTGGCGGCGGCCGAGCTGCGCAACCCCCTTACCCCCATCGCCAATATTGCCCAGCTCCTGCAGCTGAAGAAGGACGACATGGGATCGACGCAGCTGGAGGAAGCCTCCACAGTGCTGCCCCGGCAGATTACCCACCTGACCCGCATCGTCGACGACCTCCTGGACCTCTCCCGGATCGACCGGGGCCGGATCACCCTCCAGGAAGAGGCCGTGGACCTGCGCGGCGTGGTCCCGCAGGCGGTGGAATCCATTCCGAGCCTACACGAGGGGGACAGCCACGACTTCGCCCAATCCCTCCCCGAGCACCCCCTGGTGGTTAACGGCGACCCGGTCCGCCTCACCCAGGTCCTGACCAACCTCCTCGACAACGCCGTGAAGTACACTCCCAGCGAGGGCTGGATCCGGCTGGAGGCATCCCGGGAGGGCCAATGGGCGGTCCTGCGGGTCCTGGATAACGGTTCCGGCATCGAGCCGCACTTCCTGCCGAGGCTGTTCGACACCTTCGAGCGCGGCCCCAACCGGAGCACCCAGACCATGGGCCTGGGACTGGGCCTGCCCCTGGTTCGCCGCCTGACGGAGCTCCACGGCGGCACGGTGGAAGTCCATAGCCCCGGATCCGGCCAGGGCAGCCGGTTCTCCGTGTACCTGCCCGCCGCCGAGGCACAAACCGAGCGGAGTGGTCTCACCCAGGAGGCATCCGCGGCGTCCTCGGGCCGGGTCCTCGTAGTGGAGGACAACGAGGACGTGGCCAGCTCGCTGCGCTTCCTCCTCGAGGCGTTGGGCCAGGAGGTGGAGCACGCCGCCTCGGGGAAGGCCGCCCTGGAGGCCATGGAACGGAGCCGCCCGGCGCTCGTCCTCCTGGACATCGGGCTGCCGGACAGGAACGGCTTCGAGGTGGCCGGCGAGCTGCGCCGCTCCTCGCGTGGCACCCCCCTGGTGGCGCTCTCCGGGCACCCGCTCTCCAACTTCCCGGACGAGCCCGCGGAGGTCTTCGACGAATACCTGCTCAAGCCGCCCACTCTGGAGCGCCTGAAGCAGGCCTTGAGCCGAATGCGGGACGACTGA